The following are encoded together in the Thermoplasmata archaeon genome:
- the atwA gene encoding methyl coenzyme M reductase system, component A2, giving the protein MAQESVELLVIENVTKTYDGRVTLNNVSAKLTTGKILGLIGKSAAGKSVLIHILRGNDDYKPDSGRVIFNLNQCKKCGNLDLPYKGQKCTRCGGETDTKSIDFWSLKMDDPLRLEIKGRISIMLQRTFALFGDMTVIENVMEAIPDDVKGDARIQRAIEMLELVDMTHRTTHIARDLSGGEKQRVVMARQLAKKPLFFLADEPTGTLDPTTAETVHKGLIDYVKKNGIAMVFASHWPEAIERMADEAMLMDSGNVLLQGNPKEVAETFMKDYHFEKTSHAQVGEPLIVCNDAKKHFFSVVRGVVKAVDGITFDIKEKEIFALVGYSGAGKTTTSRMIAGMSPATGGEVKVRIGEDWVNMSEEGYMGKGRATPYIGFLHQEYTLYPFDTVLQNLSTCIGMKMPAELAKVKAIQVLISVGFPKSDIEKILYSYPDSLSVGECQRIAFAQVLIKEPRIIILDEPTGTMDPITKTIIAKSVIRARDTLGETFVVVSHDMDFVLNCCDRAAFMKGGKIQALGDPKEILESFEKEPVPEGE; this is encoded by the coding sequence ATGGCTCAAGAGTCGGTAGAACTTCTGGTTATCGAGAATGTGACCAAGACCTATGACGGGCGTGTCACTCTCAACAATGTCAGTGCGAAGTTGACGACTGGAAAAATACTAGGATTGATCGGTAAAAGCGCAGCAGGAAAGAGTGTCCTGATTCACATACTCAGGGGTAACGATGATTACAAACCCGATTCCGGTCGCGTTATTTTCAATCTTAACCAGTGTAAAAAATGCGGCAATCTGGACCTGCCTTACAAAGGGCAGAAGTGTACGAGGTGCGGTGGAGAGACTGATACCAAATCCATAGATTTCTGGTCTCTCAAGATGGACGATCCACTCAGACTGGAGATCAAGGGGCGCATCTCGATCATGCTTCAGAGGACATTCGCCCTTTTCGGAGACATGACCGTTATAGAGAATGTCATGGAAGCTATCCCGGATGATGTTAAGGGCGATGCTCGTATCCAGCGCGCTATAGAGATGCTTGAACTCGTCGATATGACGCACAGGACGACTCACATAGCTAGGGATCTCTCTGGAGGAGAGAAGCAGCGTGTCGTTATGGCCAGGCAGCTTGCGAAAAAACCTCTGTTCTTCCTTGCCGACGAGCCCACAGGTACACTGGATCCGACAACTGCGGAGACAGTCCACAAAGGATTGATTGATTACGTCAAGAAGAACGGAATCGCAATGGTCTTCGCATCACACTGGCCAGAGGCCATTGAGAGGATGGCGGATGAAGCCATGCTCATGGATTCAGGTAACGTCCTTCTGCAGGGCAATCCCAAAGAGGTCGCCGAGACCTTCATGAAAGATTACCACTTCGAGAAGACAAGCCACGCACAGGTCGGAGAGCCTCTGATCGTATGTAACGATGCAAAGAAGCACTTCTTCTCTGTTGTCAGAGGAGTAGTCAAGGCCGTTGACGGAATAACATTCGATATCAAGGAGAAGGAGATCTTCGCTCTGGTCGGTTATTCCGGAGCAGGTAAGACAACAACATCCCGTATGATCGCCGGAATGTCCCCAGCAACCGGAGGAGAGGTCAAGGTCAGGATCGGAGAGGATTGGGTCAACATGTCAGAGGAAGGATACATGGGTAAGGGTAGGGCAACACCCTACATCGGTTTCCTTCACCAGGAGTACACACTCTACCCCTTCGATACCGTTCTTCAGAACCTCAGTACATGTATCGGTATGAAGATGCCCGCGGAGTTGGCAAAGGTCAAGGCCATACAGGTATTGATCAGTGTCGGATTCCCCAAATCGGATATCGAGAAGATCCTGTATTCATATCCTGACTCGCTCTCAGTAGGAGAATGTCAGAGAATCGCATTCGCCCAGGTCCTGATCAAGGAGCCTAGGATCATCATCTTGGACGAACCCACAGGAACTATGGATCCTATCACAAAGACGATCATCGCTAAGTCCGTCATAAGGGCCAGGGATACACTGGGAGAGACGTTCGTTGTCGTGAGCCATGACATGGACTTCGTTCTCAACTGTTGCGACCGTGCTGCCTTCATGAAGGGCGGAAAGATCCAAGCTCTCGGGGATCCCAAAGAGATCCTTGAATCATTTGAGAAGGAGCCGGTACCAGAAGGTGAATGA
- the mcrC gene encoding methyl-coenzyme M reductase I operon protein C has protein sequence MKQQMGRHLSFVECRESMGLGAGGGLAARATLSESGKDVIAIAMGPSRRHITKPVCEITYALREEGIDTSVMVVNAGSGVPADAPDMTTGSYFGLDPIEVERIQQFKVALIHLGNVRMHIVYKARLILRNVDIPAIIVAQCPVDYEDFAAVGIKTKAVMPPEDKIDTKGTIIEIVNGVVRGVTCSQDKLDEIVSKVQSMLPERDGQ, from the coding sequence ATGAAGCAGCAGATGGGAAGACATCTCAGCTTCGTGGAGTGCAGGGAGTCGATGGGTCTCGGGGCCGGAGGAGGACTCGCCGCAAGGGCGACCCTGTCCGAGTCCGGCAAGGACGTAATCGCTATCGCGATGGGTCCTAGCAGAAGGCACATCACCAAGCCGGTCTGTGAGATCACCTATGCTCTCCGTGAGGAAGGCATTGACACAAGCGTGATGGTGGTCAATGCAGGTTCCGGGGTACCAGCTGACGCCCCGGACATGACGACCGGAAGCTACTTCGGACTCGATCCTATCGAGGTCGAGAGGATCCAGCAGTTCAAGGTCGCCCTCATCCACTTAGGTAATGTGCGTATGCATATCGTATACAAGGCGAGACTTATCCTCAGAAACGTTGACATACCCGCTATCATTGTGGCGCAGTGTCCGGTTGACTATGAGGATTTTGCCGCTGTAGGAATCAAGACAAAGGCGGTCATGCCCCCAGAAGACAAGATCGACACCAAGGGAACAATCATAGAGATCGTGAACGGTGTCGTCAGGGGAGTCACCTGTTCCCAGGACAAACTGGACGAGATCGTGTCCAAGGTCCAGTCCATGCTTCCGGAGCGTGATGGGCAATGA